A window from Vulpes vulpes isolate BD-2025 chromosome 9, VulVul3, whole genome shotgun sequence encodes these proteins:
- the LOC112913199 gene encoding olfactory receptor 10T2-like, which yields MKASEKQQDNGTWLVTEFVLVGFSNLPDLRTTLFVLFFLTYLVTLSGNITIITIIHADRTLHTPMYRFLAVLSLSETSYTLVTIPNMLARLLTESQAISIPGCRAQMFFFLGLGCSHCFLLTLMGYDRYVAICHPLRYLVIMRPTVCLCLGALVFCSGFSVAWIETSMIFSSPFCGSDRVEHFFCDIAPVLKLSCSESAGKALAIFFLSILVVLVSFLLILLSYAFIVATIVRMPSAAGRRKAFSTCAAHLTVVIVHFGCASIIYLRPESGGEPGRDRLVAVFYTVVTPLLNPVVYTLRNKEVRVALRRALARSRSDFK from the exons ATGAAG GCTTCTGAGAAGCAGCAGGACAATGGCACCTGGCTGGTGACCGAGTTTGTGCTGGTGGGTTTCTCCAACCTCCCAGACCTGCGAACTACCCTCTTCGTGTTGTTCTTCCTCACATACCTGGTCACCCTCAGTGGcaacatcaccatcatcaccatcatccatgCGGATCGGACCCTCCACACTCCCATGTACCGCTTCCTGGCGGTGCTGTCCCTCTCCGAGACCTCCTACACACTGGTCACCATCCCGAACATGCTGGCCCGTCTGCTCACGGAGAGCCAGGCCATCTCCATCCCTGGCTGTCGGGCTCAGATGTTCTTCTTCCTGGGTCTGGGATGCAGCCACTGCTTCCTCCTCACCCTGATGGGTTATGACCGCTACGTAGCCATCTGCCACCCCCTGCGGTACTTGGTGATCATGAGACCCACAGTATGCCTGTGCCTGGGAGCCCTGGTTTTCTGCTCTGGCTTCTCGGTGGCCTGGATCGAGACCAGCATGAtcttctcctcccctttctgCGGCAGCGACCGCGTGGAGCACTTTTTCTGTGACATCGCCCCGGTCCTGAAGCTCAGCTGCTCCGAGAGCGCGGGCAAAGCGCTGGCCATCTTCTTCCTCAGCATCCTCGTGGTGCTGGtctccttcctcctcatcctcctctcctACGCCTTCATCGTGGCCACCATCGTGAGGATGCCCTCAGCAGCCGGCCGGCGCAAGGCCTTCTCCACCTGCGCCGCGCACCTCACCGTGGTCATTGTGCATTTTGGCTGCGCCTCCATCATCTACCTGCGGCCCGAGTCCGGGGGCGAGCCTGGCCGGGACCGCCTGGTGGCTGTGTTCTACACGGTGGTGACGCCGCTGCTCAACCCCGTGGTGTACACCCTGCGCAACAAGGAGGTCAGGGTGGCTCTGAGGAGGGCGCTGGCGCGGAGCCGCAGCGATTTTAAATAA